One region of Thiorhodovibrio frisius genomic DNA includes:
- the flgM gene encoding flagellar biosynthesis anti-sigma factor FlgM has protein sequence MDIKNLGVNKGRAERTGSSSASRSSSSAGTSSAGKSGAAGKAAAQSAGAGQGESIELTAIARALSAAQADAANPPFDAERVQEIRDAISEGRYPIDNRRLADKLIELEGLLD, from the coding sequence ATGGACATCAAAAACCTGGGAGTTAACAAAGGACGCGCGGAGCGCACGGGGTCAAGTTCGGCTTCGCGATCCTCCAGTTCCGCTGGCACCAGTTCCGCTGGCAAGAGCGGCGCTGCGGGCAAGGCAGCGGCTCAGTCTGCTGGCGCAGGCCAGGGTGAGTCCATTGAGCTGACAGCCATTGCGCGTGCGCTGAGCGCGGCTCAGGCTGATGCTGCCAATCCGCCTTTCGATGCCGAACGGGTGCAGGAGATTCGCGACGCCATCTCCGAGGGCCGCTATCCCATCGATAATCGCCGCCTCGCGGACAAG